One genomic window of Deinococcus detaillensis includes the following:
- a CDS encoding Zn-dependent alcohol dehydrogenase produces the protein MSLQVRAAVLHETGQAVSVELVTLADPGPGQVRVKVRAAGVCHSDLSVVSGTIPQLTPLVLGHEGAGVVEAVGDGVTRVGVGDHVIFNWVPSCGECFFCTTGRPDMCDEAFTLMTMGTMPDGTTPFSQNGEDVYMFSQTSCLAERTVVPEAALVPISRDVPFDVAAITGCAVMTGYGAVMNTAGGAAGRRVAVIGCGGVGLNVIQAARLDGATRIIALDRDARKLEDARAFGATDTINTAEVGDPISAVLDMTDGLGADDTYEVVGHPDTIALAYGLTRKAGKVVVVGVASPEQTVELGAFSIPAESKLITGSWYGQAVAGRDLPLILEKYRAGGLKIDELISHRFTLDELPQALDALARGEVRRAVILMEET, from the coding sequence CCGTGCTGCATGAGACTGGTCAGGCGGTCTCGGTGGAACTGGTGACGCTGGCGGACCCTGGACCCGGTCAGGTGCGCGTGAAGGTCAGGGCAGCGGGCGTCTGCCACTCGGATCTCAGCGTAGTCAGCGGCACCATTCCCCAGCTCACGCCGCTGGTGCTGGGCCACGAGGGGGCCGGTGTCGTGGAGGCGGTGGGCGACGGGGTGACCCGCGTGGGCGTCGGTGACCACGTCATCTTCAACTGGGTGCCGTCGTGTGGCGAGTGCTTTTTCTGCACCACGGGCCGCCCCGACATGTGCGACGAGGCGTTCACCCTGATGACGATGGGGACGATGCCCGACGGCACCACACCCTTTTCCCAGAACGGCGAAGACGTGTACATGTTCAGCCAGACCTCCTGCCTGGCTGAGCGGACGGTGGTGCCGGAAGCGGCGCTGGTGCCGATCTCCAGGGATGTGCCGTTCGACGTGGCCGCCATCACGGGCTGCGCGGTGATGACCGGATACGGCGCGGTCATGAATACGGCGGGCGGCGCGGCTGGGCGGCGAGTGGCGGTCATCGGCTGCGGCGGCGTGGGTCTCAATGTGATCCAGGCGGCCCGGCTGGACGGGGCCACCCGGATCATCGCCCTGGACCGCGACGCCCGCAAACTGGAGGACGCCCGCGCGTTCGGGGCCACCGACACCATCAACACCGCCGAGGTCGGCGATCCGATCAGCGCTGTGCTGGACATGACGGACGGCCTGGGCGCGGACGACACGTATGAGGTGGTAGGCCACCCCGATACCATCGCGCTCGCCTATGGCCTGACCCGCAAGGCTGGGAAAGTGGTGGTGGTGGGTGTGGCCAGCCCGGAGCAGACGGTGGAACTCGGCGCATTCAGCATTCCCGCCGAATCCAAACTGATCACGGGGAGCTGGTACGGCCAGGCCGTGGCTGGACGCGACCTGCCGTTGATTCTGGAAAAATACCGCGCTGGCGGTCTGAAAATTGACGAACTGATCAGCCACCGCTTCACGCTGGATGAGTTGCCGCAGGCGCTGGACGCGCTGGCACGCGGTGAGGTGCGCCGGGCGGTCATCCTGATGGAGGAAACATGA